The DNA window GGTCGGCCAGTAGTGCCGCCTCGGTCCGGTCATTGACGTGGAGCTTGTCGAGGATTGCTGAGATGTGGTTCTTGACGGTCTTCTCGCTGAGGAAGAGACGCCCGGCGATGTCGCGATTACGCAGGCCCTGACCCAGCAGTTCGAGCACCTCCATCTCGCGCCGCGTCAGCTCGGCGAAGACCTCGCGCACGGCCTGGCGCTGGCGGCTGAGGCGGTTGAACTCATCCAGGACGCGACCCATGAGCGGGGGCGAGAGGAAGCTCTCGCCCCGGGCGGCCGCGCGGACCGCCTCCAGCATGCGCTCCGGCGACGCCTGCTTGAGCACATAACCCGTCGCCCCGGCCTTGATCGCGCCGAAGAGATGCTCGTCATCGCTGTGCACGGCCAGCACCACCACGGCACAGTCCGGCAGATCCTGCTTGAGCCGGCGGATCGCGCTGATGCCGTCGAGTCTGGGCATGTTGAGGTCAGTGAGGACGACATCAGGGCGGAGCTGTTCCGCCAGGCTGACGACGGCCTCGCCGTCCCCGGCGGCCCCAACCACGACGATGTCCTCCTCCTGGTCGAGCAGGTGGGCCAGGGCGTGTCGGACCACCGTCTCGTCTTCAGCCAGCAGCAGGCGGATCGGCATCGGGGGATGACTCCGCTGGTAGGGTGTTCGGCCTAAGCGGGATGCGGAAGGACAGGGTGCTACCTTCACCGGGACGGCTCGACAGTTCGAGCTGTCCGCCGACCGCCTGGGCACGATCTCTCATCCCGGCCAGCCCCAGCCCCTGGCCCGTGCGCACGTCCTCGTGGACGGCGGCCGGATCGAACCCCGAGCCATCGTCCTCGATGCTGCCCCGCACCACCTCGGGCGTGACCGACAGCGTCAGGTTCACCGCCGTCGGCGCAGCGTGCTTCTCGGCATTGGTCAGGGCTTCCTGAACGATGCGCAAAGCCGCCTGCTCGACTTCCGGCGGTAGGGTGACGTGGTCATCGTGGATCTGCAGATTGATCGTGAAGGGGACGTGATCGGCATAGAGCGCCAGATGGTCCCGCAGCGCCTCGACGAACCCGTGGCGTTCGAGCTTCGGTGAGCGCAGGCGACGCACGAGATAGCGCAGCTCATCGGCGCCCTGGCGGATGGTGTGACGCACCCCCAGGGCCATGTTCAGCGCCTGTGCGACGTCCGTCTCCCCGACCTTGCGCGCAAGTTCCAGGCGACATACGGCGGCGACCAGGTAGTGCTGTACCCCATCGTGCAGTTCCTGCGACAGCCGCTCCCGGTAGTCAGCTAATACGACCTGTTCTCGCAGGCGGGTCATCTCCTGCACGCGGCCGCGCTCGGCCGTAGCATACCGGGTCGCCAAGGCCGTCAGCACCACCACGAACACCAGCCCCGTCGCGAGGAACTGCCACTCCCGCCCCCCCGGCTCCCACCGGGGCCCGCCGGCTTGTGCCATCCAACAGGCCACGACATAGAGGAGGCCGGCGGCCACGCCGGTGACCACGACACGGGTCGGCTTCAGCTCGGCGGCCCCCGTGAGCAGCGGGATCACGTAGCCCAGGCTGGCCTGGCTTCGGACCCCGCCGCTCAGGCGCACGATGAGCGTGACGACCGTCAGGTCCAGCGCCAGCCACAGCCACGACAACCACGGCGGTACCGTCAGCCGCATCACCACAAACGCCCGGGCGGCCACGTACACCAGCGCGACCACGATCGCCAGGCGCAACGTGTCCGCGTGACCGCCGGCCTGCTGCTGGACGTACCCAAAGTGCGACCATGCCAAGGCGTAGAGCAGCAGCAGGGCATAGAGGAGGAGGAACAGCCGGTCTTTGAGGTGTCGCGACTGCATCCGGGATCATCCCAGTCGTCAGGTGTGAACGCCGGCTAGAAAGTGCGACGGGGGGCGGTCGGAACCGCGGCACCCATTACTACTATTATGGTACTCCCACGGTCGTCTGTTCTCCTGCCTGGTCTCCGCTGGCTAGGTTGGTCTGGGGCGGTGCTGCTTGAGGCGCTGGCAGCTTCCCTTGAGCCGGGAACTCTCGCCATTCGCCTCGGGGATGCGGACAGGATGGGTCAGCCGGTCCAGGAGCGCTGCCGGTCAACCGCCCGCTGCCGAATCGCGCGGTGAGCGTCCGTCAGAATCCAGACGGGCCGGATGCGTACAGCTGCGCCCCACCGCCCGATCAGGCCCCCGAGTTCCAGGCAGCGATGGGTTACTTGATGTGGACCACGGCCACGTCCTGCTCCGGGATTGTCACGGTCATCTCGGCGGGAGCATCGCTCTTCACGCCCGCCTCGAACACCGTGGCCACCTGCCCGGCCTGCAGGTCCTTGTTCCGCAGTCTCACCTGCACCGGCTTGTCCCCCTCGTTGAAGAGCAGGACGAGGCGCTCGCTACCGCGCTTGAGCACCAGCACGTCGGGGTACTGGAGCGTGTCACACTCGGCGAGGGCGTCGTCACGCTCGCCCGTATAGAAGAGGTCTTCATAGGTGGCGAGGATTCGGGTGGCCTCGCCAATCCAGTACAACATGCCGCCGGTGCGATCCATCGTGTTACACAGGTCCACACCTCCGCCGAGCGAGGCGACAATCCGCAGGATCTCCCGCTTCTGCAGCCTTGGGTCCTCATAGTCCTCGGCTCGGCTCAGGAAGGTCTGCGGGTTGACGATTCGCGCGTAGCCATGCCCCATCGCGAACTCCTGCCCCATCACCTTGTCCCGGCCCAGGCCCACCTTGTCGCGGAACATGGCCGCGACGTCGTCGAGATACCGTTGCCCGGAGGCGCTGCCCGCTTCGGTCCCGGGAACGCCCGGGAACGCCAGGTCAATGCTGCCCTGGAGTGCGTGCCAGAGCTTCGTGTGGGATGACCACGAGTAGAGCATGTAGGGCTTGCCCAGCTCGTTCGAGGCCTGTTTGGCGATGGCGGCCACCTTGCCGTCAAGTCCGCAGCGGAAGGTGTCCCACTGTGACTTGTAGTCGCGGAAGATCGCGGCGTCCGAGAGATCGGCGTCTGCCGGGAGGTTGGCCCACTTGCGGAACTCGGTCTTGCAGCGGTCGCAGAAGCACCAGGATCCCTTGCCGTCGCGGGCGCCCGCACCGGGCGAGCCATGTTGCGGGTCCCAGACGACCTCTTCCCAGTCGCTCCAGATGATGGATGTCCCCGGCAGCTTGTTCAGCATGTTCTGGTAGCTGGCCTTGACCTCCGCGAGGAAGGCGGCGCGCCCTTCGCCCACGACGTAGGACGGGCAGTATTGGTCGCGCTTCTCCCAGGTGTCGCTGTCCTCGAAATAGCGGGCCCGCGCCTCGGGGTGCTCCTGCAGCCAACGGTAGCCGGGGCGTGACTGAACGTTCTTCATCCCGTAGAAGGGGTAGTTCGACCAGATGATGAGGCGTCCGCCAACCTTCCGCACCGCTTCGGCCGTGTCGGGTGCGGGGCTGATCCAGATGTTGAAGCCCGCCTGGAACGATTGCCGCATGTGCTGCTGGTAATGCTCCGGCGACAGCCGGGCCCCGGGGTAATAGCCGGAGCAGGGCTCGGAGCAGTACTGGGAGATCATGATGTTCTTGCAGAAGCGCCCGTTGATTGGGGGGAGGACGCGCACGGGGATCTTCTGCTCAAGCTCGGTGAAGTTCCCCTTGGCGATCCGCCGGTAGTACCAGGCCGTCGTCCGCTCGGGCCCCGACCACTTCTCGAGCAGCAAGGGCAGGAACTGCCCGGTGATCCGGTCCGGCGCTACGCTGCTCTTGGCCTGCGAGATGCGGTAGCGGGTGTACGGGCGGCCGTCATGTTCCGTCGTCTCCGTGGCCACCCCTGTGGGCCGAACGTTGTGCTGGCTCCGCCCGCTCTCGTGCATGATGTCGAGCAGCCGCGTGCCGGCCGGAACATCCACGATGAACTCGTAGCCATCCAGTGCGAAGGGGAAGTGCGAATAGAGCATGAGGGCCAGGTTCTCCATGGCGCCCTCGGAGATGCCCCATTCCTTGATCAGCGGGTGG is part of the bacterium genome and encodes:
- a CDS encoding carbohydrate-binding family 9-like protein, whose translation is MGRAFLAVVAVSFLITSLGLAQPPLSYPCYRLAAPPTVDGNIDDAAWQALPEAVGFHRLKSDALAYRKPTSFRLGWSGDALYLAVRCREPFGRLIRPLVADGDPLWDDDSIEVFLVPTGTDYFQLIANTAGARWNGRKSGGIDKIWPWTAKAKIVSDDWCLEERIPFSVLGLTPKEGDSWKFNVARNLTCGPAEERFSSWAPVKESFADVANFAALAFRGAPVAAEVTAAQQQFSAPYHEFLARQQGAVGSSVANGSFEDDVKGWGLREPGRVTIDTATATMGGKSIRLDGSGGPNIFVGASQGLKLEPATKYILRCDIKRTKFGSGTISVDVIERDRKDVEWTYRRCGDRAAPGDVAGQWGHYELRFQTSDRLLESMVMLYNISSGATAWYDNVELVKDDGRDPGGSGSPGRASRPLRIELQVRNASARLLVNGEAVTAQPGQPALARIREGVTIFGIDAQAQGPNPGVKVRLAADPVTDSRWRVSTQEAVGWQAVEFDDNQWPLVAPDPQGFMWAPGGAPKALLRQALLWNAGHDGPDRCLHPLIKEWGISEGAMENLALMLYSHFPFALDGYEFIVDVPAGTRLLDIMHESGRSQHNVRPTGVATETTEHDGRPYTRYRISQAKSSVAPDRITGQFLPLLLEKWSGPERTTAWYYRRIAKGNFTELEQKIPVRVLPPINGRFCKNIMISQYCSEPCSGYYPGARLSPEHYQQHMRQSFQAGFNIWISPAPDTAEAVRKVGGRLIIWSNYPFYGMKNVQSRPGYRWLQEHPEARARYFEDSDTWEKRDQYCPSYVVGEGRAAFLAEVKASYQNMLNKLPGTSIIWSDWEEVVWDPQHGSPGAGARDGKGSWCFCDRCKTEFRKWANLPADADLSDAAIFRDYKSQWDTFRCGLDGKVAAIAKQASNELGKPYMLYSWSSHTKLWHALQGSIDLAFPGVPGTEAGSASGQRYLDDVAAMFRDKVGLGRDKVMGQEFAMGHGYARIVNPQTFLSRAEDYEDPRLQKREILRIVASLGGGVDLCNTMDRTGGMLYWIGEATRILATYEDLFYTGERDDALAECDTLQYPDVLVLKRGSERLVLLFNEGDKPVQVRLRNKDLQAGQVATVFEAGVKSDAPAEMTVTIPEQDVAVVHIK
- a CDS encoding response regulator transcription factor, translating into MPIRLLLAEDETVVRHALAHLLDQEEDIVVVGAAGDGEAVVSLAEQLRPDVVLTDLNMPRLDGISAIRRLKQDLPDCAVVVLAVHSDDEHLFGAIKAGATGYVLKQASPERMLEAVRAAARGESFLSPPLMGRVLDEFNRLSRQRQAVREVFAELTRREMEVLELLGQGLRNRDIAGRLFLSEKTVKNHISAILDKLHVNDRTEAALLADRHGLTDPSAAAPSP
- a CDS encoding sensor histidine kinase, which translates into the protein MQSRHLKDRLFLLLYALLLLYALAWSHFGYVQQQAGGHADTLRLAIVVALVYVAARAFVVMRLTVPPWLSWLWLALDLTVVTLIVRLSGGVRSQASLGYVIPLLTGAAELKPTRVVVTGVAAGLLYVVACWMAQAGGPRWEPGGREWQFLATGLVFVVVLTALATRYATAERGRVQEMTRLREQVVLADYRERLSQELHDGVQHYLVAAVCRLELARKVGETDVAQALNMALGVRHTIRQGADELRYLVRRLRSPKLERHGFVEALRDHLALYADHVPFTINLQIHDDHVTLPPEVEQAALRIVQEALTNAEKHAAPTAVNLTLSVTPEVVRGSIEDDGSGFDPAAVHEDVRTGQGLGLAGMRDRAQAVGGQLELSSRPGEGSTLSFRIPLRPNTLPAESSPDADPPAAG